The uncultured Bacteroides sp. genome includes the window GTATGCCGAGGACTCTAAGATGCTTGATAAGGTAAAGATAGAAATTGCTGGAGATGATTTCCGCGAAGGTTTAACAGCCGTTATTTCTATTAAAGTATCTGAGCCACAGTTTGAAGGCCAGACCAAAACTAAATTAGGTAACAATGAGGTGATGGGAGCTGTAGACCAAGCTGTAGGCGAAGCACTAAATTATTACCTGGAAGAACATCCGAAAGAGGCGAAAGTTATTGTAGACAAAGTAATTCTCGCTGCAACAGCGCGCCATGCTGCGCGTAAAGCCCGTGAAATGGTACAACGTAAATCGCCGATGTCAGGAGGAGGTTTGCCGGGTAAGCTAGCCGATTGTTCAGACCGTGATCCGGACAGATGCGAATTATTCCTTGTAGAGGGTGATTCGGCCGGTGGTACAGCTAAGCAAGGACGCAACCGCGCATTTCAGGCTATCTTGCCTTTGCGTGGAAAGATTCTCAATGTAGAGAAAGCAATGTACCACAAAGCGCTGGAAAGCGAAGAGATACGCAACATTTACACGGCACTCGGAGTTACCATCGGAACGGAAGAGGACAGCAAAGAGGCTAACATGATTAAATTGAGATATAAAAAGATCATCATTATGACCGATGCCGATGTCGATGGTTCACACATCGACACGCTGATCATGACGTTCTTCTTTCGCTATATGCCTCAACTGATTCAAAACGGCTATCTTTATATTGCTACTCCTCCACTCTATCTTTGCAAGAAAGGGAAAACGGAAGAATATTGCTGGACAGATCCCCAACGTCAAAAGTTCATTGACACATATGGTTCAGGAGAAGAGAAAGCGATTCATACACAGCGTTACAAAGGTTTGGGTGAGATGAACGCACAACAACTCTGGGAAACCACCATGGATCCGGATAATCGTATGCTTAAGCAAGTAAACATTGAAAATGCTGCTGAGGCTGATTATGTTTTCTCCATGCTGATGGGAGAAGACGTTGGTCCCCGCCGCGAATTTATAGAGGAAAACGCAACGTATGCAAATATTGATGCATAATGTGTTAGCTGATAACCTCACACTCGCATAAAACAAAAGCGCCGGCAGAAGGATTTTTCTTTTCTGCCGGCGCTCTTGTTTTTGTACTTTAGCAATCAACGATTCTTTATCGTCTGTTGACGCTTCTCGGCCATTTCTGCGGCAAAAGCCTCTTTACCGATTTCACGGATACGCCGAATGCAGGCATTCCTGTCAGAACCAAAAAGCAAGGCAAAAACCTTGCCGATAAAATTAGAGAATGTTTTGCACTCCTTTACATCCATCGGACAATCGGCACAGGAATGATACCCTTTCTCTGCATTGCAAGCTCTGATTTTACACCACGAAGCCTTTTCGTTCTTTTGGCAACCGGGACATTTCTTGGCAAGATACTTATGGCAAGCACCGCAATACAATCCGCAACGGGCTATCAAATCAGAATCTACCTCAATTATTTGTTTTTCCATATCATTATAATGTAAAGCAATTATAACCCTAATCAACGACAAAGATAAATAATACAACAAATAAATCCTCGATCTGTACCCGGAATTTGTCTTCAAAAGATTCCCGGCA containing:
- the gyrB gene encoding DNA topoisomerase (ATP-hydrolyzing) subunit B, which produces MTEEQIANNNGAYSADSIQVLEGLEAVRKRPAMYIGDTGVKGLHHLVYEVVDNSIDEALAGYCDHIEVTINEDNSITVQDNGRGIPVDFHEKEQKSALEVVMTVLHAGGKFDKGSYKVSGGLHGVGVSCVNALSIHMTAQVERSGKMYKQEYACGKPLYSVQEIGPSENNGTRITFLPDASIFTESIYKYDILATRMRELAYLNAGLTITLTDSRVVNEEGHVKSETFHSVDGLKEFVRFVDSSRERLINDVIYLNTQKQGIPIEVAIMYNTSFAENIHSYVNNINTIEGGTHLAGFRRALTRTLKKYAEDSKMLDKVKIEIAGDDFREGLTAVISIKVSEPQFEGQTKTKLGNNEVMGAVDQAVGEALNYYLEEHPKEAKVIVDKVILAATARHAARKAREMVQRKSPMSGGGLPGKLADCSDRDPDRCELFLVEGDSAGGTAKQGRNRAFQAILPLRGKILNVEKAMYHKALESEEIRNIYTALGVTIGTEEDSKEANMIKLRYKKIIIMTDADVDGSHIDTLIMTFFFRYMPQLIQNGYLYIATPPLYLCKKGKTEEYCWTDPQRQKFIDTYGSGEEKAIHTQRYKGLGEMNAQQLWETTMDPDNRMLKQVNIENAAEADYVFSMLMGEDVGPRREFIEENATYANIDA
- a CDS encoding DUF3795 domain-containing protein; the protein is MEKQIIEVDSDLIARCGLYCGACHKYLAKKCPGCQKNEKASWCKIRACNAEKGYHSCADCPMDVKECKTFSNFIGKVFALLFGSDRNACIRRIREIGKEAFAAEMAEKRQQTIKNR